CGATGAACCCCTGCCCTTGTGGGTATTATGGCGACAAACTGCGGGCTTGCACCTGCGCCCAGTCGGTCATCACTAATTACCAAAAACGCATCTCGGGACCATTACTCGACCGGATTGATATTCATTTGCAGGTGCCGCGTGTAGATTACCAGAAGCTCAGCAGCCAGCGGACCGGCGAGCCCTCCAGCCAGATCAGGATGCGCGTTGAAGCTGCCAGGCAGCACCAATTAGCTCGCTTCAGCGGAACAAAGCTTACCTCAAACGCGGACATGACCCCCAAAGAGATCCGCACCTATTGCCAGGTGTCGCCGGACGGGGAAGCGCTCATGAAAGCCGCCATGCGCCAACTGAAGCTGACCGCCCGCGGCTACCACCGTGTTCTGAAACTCGCGAGGACAATCGCTGACCTTGCAGGCGACCCGGACATCAAGTCCGAACATCTTGCCGAATCCCTCCAATACCGCCAGGCGGAAGAAGAATAGTTTTCTCTGGATCGACAAAAATCGATTGTGGTGAAATGCTCGCCAAGTACGCG
This portion of the Dehalobacter sp. genome encodes:
- a CDS encoding ATP-binding protein, which translates into the protein RILEVLRQPLEDKVVTISRAQGSFTFPANFMLVGAMNPCPCGYYGDKLRACTCAQSVITNYQKRISGPLLDRIDIHLQVPRVDYQKLSSQRTGEPSSQIRMRVEAARQHQLARFSGTKLTSNADMTPKEIRTYCQVSPDGEALMKAAMRQLKLTARGYHRVLKLARTIADLAGDPDIKSEHLAESLQYRQAEEE